Proteins co-encoded in one Alphaproteobacteria bacterium PA2 genomic window:
- a CDS encoding acyl-CoA dehydrogenase (catalyzes the formation of 3-methylbut-2-enoyl CoA from 3-methylbutanoyl CoA): protein MDFALSETADAIRDTTARFAADRIAPIAAEIDQSNAFPRHLWPEMGALGLHGITVEEEFGGLGLGYLEHVVAMEEVSRASAAVGLSYGAHSNLCVNQLRRWGSQEQKRRYLPGLISGDHVGSLAMSEAGSGSDVVSMRLKAERKGDRFVLNGTKFWITNAPHADVLVVYAKTSPEESSKGITAFLVENGFKGFSVSQKLDKMGMRGSDTAELVFEDCEIPEENVMGPLNGGVGVLMSGLDYERAVLSAGPLGIMQACLDVVLPYVRERKQFGKPIGSFQLMQGKVADMYVALNSARAYVYAVARACDAGMTTRFDAAGAILMASENAVKVAAEAIQALGGAGYTKDYPVERFLRDAKLYDIGAGTNEIRRYLIGRELIGA from the coding sequence ATGGATTTCGCCCTGAGCGAGACCGCTGACGCCATTCGCGACACGACGGCGCGTTTCGCAGCTGACCGTATCGCGCCGATCGCCGCCGAGATTGACCAGTCCAATGCCTTTCCCCGGCATCTCTGGCCCGAAATGGGCGCCCTGGGGCTGCACGGCATTACGGTCGAGGAAGAGTTCGGCGGACTTGGTCTGGGCTATCTCGAACACGTGGTGGCCATGGAGGAGGTGTCTCGCGCCTCCGCTGCCGTGGGCCTCAGCTATGGCGCCCATTCAAACCTGTGCGTGAACCAGTTGCGGCGATGGGGCTCGCAGGAGCAGAAGCGCCGTTATCTTCCAGGACTGATCAGCGGAGATCACGTTGGCTCCCTGGCGATGAGTGAGGCCGGATCAGGCTCGGATGTGGTCTCCATGCGGCTCAAGGCGGAGCGCAAGGGGGACCGTTTCGTCCTCAACGGAACCAAGTTCTGGATCACCAATGCACCGCACGCCGATGTCCTGGTGGTGTACGCCAAGACGTCTCCGGAGGAGTCCAGCAAGGGCATTACCGCCTTCCTGGTGGAGAATGGCTTCAAGGGCTTCTCGGTGAGCCAGAAGCTGGACAAGATGGGCATGCGCGGATCCGATACCGCAGAGCTGGTTTTTGAAGACTGCGAAATTCCCGAAGAGAACGTCATGGGCCCGCTGAATGGCGGTGTTGGCGTTCTGATGAGCGGTCTGGACTATGAACGTGCAGTCCTGTCAGCCGGGCCGCTGGGCATCATGCAGGCCTGCCTCGATGTGGTCCTGCCCTATGTCCGGGAGCGCAAGCAGTTCGGAAAGCCCATAGGGTCGTTCCAGCTCATGCAGGGCAAGGTCGCCGACATGTATGTCGCCCTGAATTCGGCCCGGGCCTATGTCTATGCGGTAGCCAGGGCCTGCGACGCTGGAATGACCACGCGGTTCGATGCGGCGGGGGCGATCCTTATGGCGTCCGAGAATGCCGTAAAGGTCGCGGCAGAGGCCATCCAGGCCCTTGGCGGCGCCGGCTATACCAAGGACTATCCGGTGGAGCGCTTCCTGCGGGACGCCAAGCTCTATGACATCGGGGCAGGGACCAATGAGATCCGCCGGTACTTGATCGGGCGTGAGTTGATCGGCGCATGA
- a CDS encoding enoyl-CoA hydratase (Catalyzes the reversible hydration of unsaturated fatty acyl-CoA to beta-hydroxyacyl-CoA), whose amino-acid sequence MTNPIADPMVEGADSNDMSGLVRIDATLAGAVTVTLNRPEARNAFNAELIAALHEAFTTLQGAEGVRVVFLRGEGGTFSAGADLEWMREAAQRTEADNHDDAFRMALMLKALWDIPALTVALVEGGAFGGGAGLAAACDMAVSTSAAKFSFSEVRLGLIAATISPYVVDAIGPRAARGLFATGRVFDAAHAEKIGLVTECVADAAALKQAQSRISEEMQLAAPGAVAASKDLVRDVAHRVVDRGLMEDTARRIARTRVSEEGQEGVLAFLEKRKPGWAQS is encoded by the coding sequence ATGACCAATCCTATCGCCGATCCCATGGTCGAGGGCGCAGACAGCAACGACATGTCTGGCCTGGTCCGCATTGATGCGACCCTGGCGGGGGCGGTCACCGTGACCCTGAACCGCCCGGAGGCGCGCAACGCCTTCAACGCCGAACTGATCGCCGCCCTGCACGAGGCCTTCACCACCCTCCAGGGCGCGGAAGGCGTGCGGGTGGTCTTTCTTAGGGGGGAGGGGGGAACCTTCAGCGCAGGGGCGGATCTGGAATGGATGCGCGAGGCCGCCCAGAGGACCGAAGCCGACAACCATGATGACGCCTTCCGCATGGCGCTCATGCTGAAGGCCCTGTGGGACATTCCGGCCCTGACCGTGGCCCTGGTCGAAGGGGGAGCCTTCGGCGGAGGCGCTGGTCTGGCCGCCGCCTGCGATATGGCCGTTTCGACATCCGCCGCAAAGTTCAGCTTCTCCGAGGTTCGCCTGGGCCTGATCGCCGCAACCATCAGCCCCTATGTGGTCGACGCCATCGGGCCCCGTGCAGCCCGGGGCCTGTTCGCAACCGGTCGGGTTTTCGATGCAGCCCATGCCGAGAAGATCGGCCTGGTGACCGAATGCGTGGCCGACGCCGCCGCCCTCAAGCAGGCGCAGTCCAGGATTTCGGAAGAGATGCAACTGGCCGCGCCAGGCGCTGTTGCGGCGTCCAAGGATCTGGTTCGCGATGTGGCCCACAGGGTTGTGGATCGCGGCTTGATGGAAGACACCGCCCGACGCATTGCCAGAACCCGGGTGAGCGAGGAAGGACAGGAGGGCGTCCTGGCCTTTCTGGAAAAGCGAAAGCCCGGCTGGGCGCAGTCCTGA
- a CDS encoding cyclic nucleotide-binding protein codes for MGEATWFSLPGGATLFKSGDPSDQLYFLRAGRLGAFRREEGMEPQFLGVIRPGEPAGEMSLIAGVPHTGNVVALRDSEIFALPRDVFFEACDASPAVMTELARLMIMRSRQAATKSSSGVPSVFGFVTIGEPVALRPLVDRIAREIGKLGYTVTVIGAEAQHAPTEWFSNVEHDYDFVLYAAEADDINWRQVVGRQVDRLFRVGRGDAPPPKDGLMRSSDPLQAQNLVDLILVQKRGVKWPKGSEAWMDAAMPSRLFHLRRDGNEDYARIARVLTGQSVGLVLSGGGARAYAHIGAIRALREQGVPLDFVCGASMGGVIAAGVAMGWDTEEMDERIKAAFVESSPLDDIAFPILAMTLGEKVHVRLQEHFGEVHIADLWLPFFCVSSNLTTGAYHVHKRGLLRDALRATISLPGILPPATLDNNVLVDGAVLKNYPADIMRALQLGPIVGVDVTRGRSITADDVARPASVWRWILSGQWRKGPPIVSLLMRAATVSSGRDLAASREATDLLITPEVAGVEIRDWAAYEPAVSAGYKTMMEAIAKLTKPVIDLRRRASQHQET; via the coding sequence ATGGGGGAAGCCACCTGGTTCTCCCTCCCCGGCGGCGCAACCCTGTTCAAGAGCGGCGATCCCTCTGACCAGCTCTATTTCCTCAGAGCGGGACGGCTTGGCGCCTTCCGCCGGGAAGAAGGCATGGAGCCGCAGTTCCTCGGGGTCATCCGACCGGGGGAGCCTGCTGGCGAGATGAGCCTGATTGCGGGGGTGCCCCACACCGGAAATGTGGTCGCCCTGCGGGATTCCGAGATCTTCGCCCTGCCCAGGGACGTCTTCTTCGAAGCCTGTGACGCCAGCCCTGCGGTCATGACCGAACTGGCGCGGCTGATGATCATGCGCAGCCGGCAGGCGGCGACCAAGAGCTCCTCGGGCGTCCCTTCGGTCTTTGGCTTCGTGACCATAGGCGAGCCTGTCGCCCTGCGGCCTCTGGTGGACCGGATCGCCCGGGAGATCGGTAAGCTGGGCTATACGGTCACGGTCATCGGAGCAGAGGCGCAGCACGCACCGACCGAATGGTTCTCCAATGTCGAGCACGACTACGATTTCGTGCTCTACGCCGCTGAAGCCGACGACATCAACTGGCGGCAGGTTGTCGGTCGCCAGGTAGACCGGCTGTTCCGGGTGGGACGCGGGGACGCTCCGCCGCCCAAGGACGGCCTGATGCGGTCCAGCGATCCCCTCCAGGCGCAGAACCTGGTGGATCTGATACTCGTCCAGAAGCGCGGGGTAAAATGGCCCAAGGGCTCCGAAGCCTGGATGGACGCCGCCATGCCTTCTCGGCTCTTCCACCTGCGCCGGGATGGCAATGAGGACTATGCGCGCATTGCCCGGGTCCTGACCGGGCAGTCCGTCGGCCTCGTGCTTTCAGGCGGCGGCGCCCGGGCCTATGCTCATATCGGCGCCATCCGCGCCCTTCGTGAGCAGGGCGTACCTCTGGACTTCGTCTGCGGCGCCTCCATGGGGGGCGTCATCGCCGCCGGGGTGGCCATGGGCTGGGACACGGAGGAAATGGATGAGCGGATCAAGGCGGCCTTCGTCGAGTCCAGTCCCCTCGATGACATCGCCTTCCCTATCCTGGCCATGACCCTTGGCGAGAAGGTTCATGTCCGCCTGCAGGAACACTTCGGCGAGGTCCATATCGCCGATCTCTGGTTGCCCTTCTTCTGCGTGTCTTCCAACCTGACCACCGGCGCCTATCACGTCCACAAGCGCGGCCTGCTGAGGGACGCCCTGCGCGCCACGATCTCCCTTCCAGGCATCCTGCCGCCGGCGACCCTGGACAACAATGTCCTGGTGGACGGCGCTGTCCTCAAGAACTACCCCGCCGACATCATGAGGGCCCTGCAGTTGGGTCCCATTGTCGGGGTCGACGTCACCCGCGGACGGTCCATCACCGCCGACGACGTGGCCCGGCCAGCTTCTGTGTGGCGCTGGATCCTGTCGGGTCAATGGCGCAAGGGCCCGCCCATAGTCTCCCTGCTGATGCGGGCTGCCACCGTATCCTCAGGACGCGATCTGGCCGCTTCCCGGGAGGCGACAGACCTGCTCATCACCCCGGAGGTGGCCGGGGTCGAAATCCGCGACTGGGCCGCCTACGAACCGGCCGTCAGCGCGGGCTACAAAACCATGATGGAAGCCATCGCAAAGCTGACCAAGCCAGTGATCGACCTGCGGCGCCGGGCCAGCCAGCACCAGGAAACCTGA
- a CDS encoding ATPase has product MAQPKVIVIGNEKGGAGKSTLAIHLVTGLLHGGATVSIIDLDIRQQSLGHFFSNRRAWLAANGQTAPMPTEHALEAGLASQPEDVVLARFQAALDEAAGSDFILIDTPGADTALSRAAHGRADLIVTPMNDSFVDFDTLGVVDPVTLELKRPSLYSETVWNSRKQRAMDSGQSIDWVVLRNRLAPTEARNRRRVDDRVQALSRRVGFRIGPGLRDRVIYRELFPFGLTVADLSPSIKPVAMSLQHVAARQELRALMASLNLPLDGAVQAAGD; this is encoded by the coding sequence ATGGCCCAACCCAAGGTCATCGTCATCGGCAATGAAAAAGGCGGAGCCGGCAAGTCGACCCTGGCCATTCACCTGGTGACTGGGCTGCTCCACGGTGGCGCGACGGTCTCGATCATCGATCTGGATATTCGCCAGCAGTCCCTGGGTCACTTTTTCTCCAACCGCAGGGCCTGGCTTGCGGCCAATGGCCAGACGGCGCCAATGCCGACGGAGCATGCGCTGGAGGCCGGGCTGGCTTCCCAGCCGGAGGACGTGGTCCTGGCCAGGTTCCAGGCCGCCCTCGACGAAGCTGCAGGCTCTGACTTCATCCTGATCGACACCCCCGGCGCCGACACAGCCCTGAGCCGCGCTGCGCACGGACGGGCCGACCTGATCGTGACGCCGATGAATGACAGTTTTGTCGACTTTGACACCCTCGGGGTCGTGGATCCCGTAACCCTGGAATTGAAACGCCCCAGCCTCTACTCCGAGACCGTCTGGAACAGTCGCAAGCAAAGGGCCATGGACTCCGGCCAGTCCATTGATTGGGTGGTTCTACGCAATCGCCTGGCCCCCACAGAGGCCCGCAACCGTCGACGGGTCGATGATCGGGTCCAGGCCCTGTCGCGGCGGGTGGGTTTCCGCATCGGGCCGGGACTTCGCGATCGCGTCATCTACCGGGAACTCTTCCCATTCGGCCTGACGGTGGCTGACCTGTCGCCCTCCATCAAGCCAGTCGCCATGAGCCTGCAGCATGTGGCCGCCCGGCAGGAGCTTCGGGCCTTGATGGCCTCGCTCAACCTGCCCCTGGACGGGGCCGTTCAGGCGGCCGGAGATTGA
- a CDS encoding lysozyme, whose amino-acid sequence MKPRYQVSKAAIELIKSFEGFRNTAASLTDGRWTIGYGHIRSTREGAEVSQQDAEALLIYDLIDVADAVNTLTFTPLSQNQFDALCAFVYNIGVEAFRGSDVLKHINEGRMLQAACAMELWRRAEFQGSSLIIDAMVRRRAAEKTLFLTPARGWVPAPSAILRPMLDVDTLGQVPREPPTDVTSPLEGADPTPERVEPPLSLARPAPAAVGSSSEGPSPSPPSNPSWPLRFETGDADLRSESMPAPDVQSAPDPAPAPRDTFGLRQDPLPEPSVAATWNIVDRPKVNLEPILTVAAPALALTIGGIYWSGHGTLGGGFFHPLVIGWLVCLIGLAGLSYAAYLLLVDLGYIEPLHDTGD is encoded by the coding sequence ATGAAACCGCGATATCAGGTCTCCAAAGCCGCCATCGAGCTCATCAAGAGCTTTGAGGGCTTCCGGAATACGGCCGCCAGCCTGACCGACGGTCGCTGGACCATCGGTTATGGTCATATCCGGAGCACCCGTGAGGGGGCAGAAGTCTCTCAGCAGGATGCCGAAGCCCTGTTGATCTACGACCTGATTGATGTCGCTGACGCGGTAAACACCCTGACCTTTACGCCCCTCTCGCAGAACCAGTTCGATGCCCTCTGCGCCTTCGTCTACAATATCGGGGTAGAGGCCTTCCGGGGATCTGACGTCCTCAAGCACATCAACGAAGGCCGCATGCTTCAGGCTGCCTGCGCCATGGAGCTTTGGCGTCGCGCAGAGTTCCAGGGCAGTTCCCTGATCATTGACGCCATGGTCCGTCGTCGGGCGGCCGAAAAGACGCTGTTTCTGACTCCGGCCAGGGGTTGGGTTCCTGCGCCATCCGCCATCCTGCGCCCCATGCTGGATGTCGATACCCTTGGACAGGTTCCGAGGGAGCCTCCGACGGATGTAACTTCCCCTCTCGAAGGGGCCGATCCGACCCCGGAGCGGGTTGAGCCGCCCCTGAGTCTGGCTCGACCGGCCCCTGCGGCCGTTGGCTCCTCATCTGAGGGCCCGTCGCCATCTCCACCGTCAAACCCTTCCTGGCCCCTCCGATTTGAGACCGGCGACGCCGACCTGCGCTCTGAATCCATGCCGGCGCCAGACGTTCAGAGCGCACCTGATCCAGCGCCCGCGCCCAGGGACACATTCGGCCTTCGGCAGGACCCCTTGCCCGAACCCTCGGTCGCCGCCACCTGGAACATTGTCGACCGTCCCAAGGTCAATCTCGAACCCATCCTGACCGTTGCGGCGCCAGCCCTGGCCCTGACTATTGGCGGGATCTACTGGTCTGGCCACGGAACCCTGGGCGGAGGTTTCTTCCATCCCCTGGTTATTGGCTGGCTGGTCTGCCTGATCGGACTGGCGGGCCTCAGCTACGCCGCCTACCTGCTGCTGGTGGATCTGGGATATATCGAGCCCCTGCACGACACAGGCGACTAG
- a CDS encoding methylcrotonoyl-CoA carboxylase, which translates to MFSSILVANRGEIARRIFRTARRMGIATLAVYSDADADSAHVRDADHGVRIGPAPARESYLLPEAVLAAAREAGAEAIHPGYGFLSENADFAEAVMAAGLIWIGPPPAAIRAMGLKDAAKALMIQAGVPVTPGYLGEDQDAGRLQAEADQIGYPVLIKAVAGGGGKGMRRVEDSAGFGAALASCRREAAAAFGDERVLIEKYVSRPRHIEVQVFGDQSGQVVHLFERDCSLQRRHQKVIEEAPAPGMTAAAREAITSAAVKAAKAVGYVGAGTIEFIADASEGLRPDRIWFMEMNTRLQVEHPVTEAVTGVDLVEWQIRVAAGEGLPLSQEQIRLSGHAIEARLYAENPASGFLPSIGSLDHFRLPEGVRVDSAVEEGDEVTPHYDPMIAKLIAHASTREGASDQLAEACASVEVWPLKTNAGFLARCLDHADFISGDVDTGFIEQRLEALAQRPDPSEALLTVAAAALIAAGDDEAASPWTDLTGFRLNAPPAPDLRVYLDGVALEAPVADEDFEADILMHDDAVILFEGGETYVIEGRPPVKDLAALAAGDGDIRSPMPGKVVSVGVALGDSVTRGQVLLVLEAMKMEHAMTAPFDGVVEVLSVSTGDQVSEGVALARLKSLAP; encoded by the coding sequence ATGTTCAGCTCCATCCTCGTCGCCAATCGTGGTGAGATCGCTCGCCGCATCTTCCGCACAGCCCGCCGGATGGGGATTGCGACTTTAGCGGTCTATTCCGACGCGGATGCCGATAGCGCCCACGTCCGCGACGCAGATCATGGGGTCAGGATCGGACCGGCGCCTGCCCGGGAAAGCTATCTCTTGCCAGAGGCGGTTCTTGCCGCCGCCAGGGAAGCCGGGGCTGAAGCCATTCATCCCGGCTATGGTTTTCTGTCAGAGAACGCAGACTTTGCCGAGGCCGTGATGGCCGCAGGCCTGATCTGGATTGGCCCGCCTCCGGCCGCCATCCGGGCCATGGGCCTGAAGGACGCCGCCAAGGCCCTGATGATCCAGGCAGGCGTTCCGGTGACGCCTGGCTATCTCGGCGAAGACCAGGATGCCGGTCGCCTGCAGGCCGAGGCTGACCAGATCGGCTATCCGGTCCTCATCAAGGCGGTCGCCGGGGGCGGCGGCAAGGGCATGAGGCGGGTTGAAGATTCAGCAGGCTTCGGGGCTGCCCTGGCGTCTTGCCGTCGTGAGGCCGCCGCAGCCTTTGGCGATGAACGGGTCCTGATCGAGAAATATGTCTCCCGGCCCAGGCACATCGAAGTCCAGGTTTTCGGCGATCAGTCCGGTCAGGTCGTCCATCTGTTCGAGCGGGATTGCTCACTGCAGAGGCGCCACCAGAAGGTCATCGAAGAGGCTCCCGCGCCTGGCATGACCGCAGCGGCCCGTGAGGCCATTACGTCAGCCGCCGTGAAGGCGGCCAAGGCGGTCGGCTATGTCGGCGCAGGGACGATTGAGTTCATCGCCGACGCCAGCGAGGGCCTGAGACCGGACCGCATCTGGTTCATGGAGATGAATACCCGGCTGCAGGTCGAGCATCCGGTCACAGAAGCCGTCACAGGCGTTGACCTTGTGGAGTGGCAGATCCGCGTGGCGGCGGGGGAGGGGCTGCCCCTGTCCCAGGAACAGATCCGCCTTTCCGGGCATGCCATCGAGGCCCGGCTCTACGCGGAGAATCCGGCCAGCGGATTCCTGCCGTCCATCGGATCCCTCGATCACTTCCGCCTGCCCGAAGGCGTTCGGGTCGACAGCGCCGTGGAAGAGGGTGACGAGGTCACTCCTCATTATGACCCGATGATCGCCAAGCTGATTGCCCATGCGTCCACCCGGGAGGGCGCCTCTGATCAACTGGCGGAGGCCTGTGCTTCGGTCGAGGTCTGGCCCTTGAAGACCAATGCCGGCTTCCTTGCCCGCTGCCTTGACCACGCGGATTTCATCTCGGGCGATGTGGACACCGGGTTCATCGAGCAGCGGCTGGAGGCCCTGGCGCAAAGGCCCGATCCCTCCGAGGCTCTCTTGACGGTCGCTGCTGCTGCGCTGATTGCCGCTGGCGATGACGAGGCAGCTAGCCCCTGGACAGACCTGACCGGGTTCCGCCTGAATGCACCGCCTGCGCCGGATCTGCGTGTCTACCTGGATGGCGTGGCCTTGGAGGCTCCCGTCGCCGATGAGGACTTCGAGGCTGACATACTGATGCATGATGACGCCGTGATCCTGTTCGAAGGCGGCGAGACCTATGTGATTGAAGGCCGTCCCCCCGTGAAGGACCTTGCTGCCCTGGCGGCGGGAGACGGAGACATCCGGTCACCCATGCCCGGCAAGGTGGTCTCTGTTGGCGTAGCCCTTGGTGACAGCGTCACCAGGGGACAGGTCCTGCTGGTGCTGGAAGCCATGAAAATGGAGCACGCCATGACGGCGCCGTTCGACGGCGTGGTTGAGGTCCTGTCTGTTTCGACTGGCGATCAGGTCAGTGAAGGCGTCGCCCTGGCGCGACTGAAGAGTCTGGCGCCGTGA
- a CDS encoding molecular chaperone DnaJ, which translates to MIYFLAGGVVLVLLAWMRQSGPRLRRREWRLVAGAISLAAFASSAFVAIRGGWSPAVILFLLGMWLASVTRVSPGEPKPQPEPTMADHHARQLLGVGPNADRKEILEAYARLIKLAHPDKGGTDGLAAQINAARDRLLGKSGRVS; encoded by the coding sequence TTGATCTATTTTCTGGCAGGGGGCGTCGTCCTGGTTCTCCTGGCGTGGATGCGCCAGTCGGGCCCAAGACTGAGGCGACGGGAGTGGCGGCTGGTGGCCGGCGCAATTTCCCTGGCCGCCTTCGCCAGCAGCGCTTTCGTAGCCATTCGGGGCGGCTGGTCTCCGGCGGTGATCCTGTTCCTGCTCGGAATGTGGCTGGCGTCTGTCACCCGGGTGTCCCCCGGTGAGCCTAAACCCCAACCCGAACCGACCATGGCTGATCACCACGCCCGACAACTGCTCGGCGTGGGTCCGAACGCGGATCGAAAGGAAATCCTTGAAGCCTATGCCCGGCTGATCAAGCTGGCCCACCCGGACAAGGGCGGCACGGATGGTCTAGCGGCGCAGATCAATGCGGCCCGGGACCGATTGCTCGGCAAGTCGGGACGAGTCAGCTGA
- a CDS encoding methylcrotonoyl-CoA carboxylase: MPVLKSAIDPASPTFQANDALNRGLVETLQQRTSQAALGGPEESRKRHVARRKLLPRDRVMRLLDAGSPFLETAALAGFGLYDDEAPGSGLITGIGRVSGREVMILANDATVKGGAYFPMTVKKHLRAQEVALQNRLPCIYLVDSGGANLPHQAEVFPDRDHFGRIFFNQAQMSAQGIAQIACVMGSCTAGGAYVPAMSDETVIVRGAGEESQGTIFLGGPPLVKAATGEVISATELGGADTHGRRSGVVDHVAADDDHALQIVRDIVANLNTRKPDSVVLTEPCEPLYDPEELYGVVPADVRAPYDVREVIARIVDGSEFDEFKALYGTTLVTGFARIWGQPVAILANNGVLFSESALKGAHFIELACKRGIPLVFLQNISGFMVGGKYEAGGIAKDGAKLVTAVACAEVPKFTVLIGGSFGAGNYGMCGRAYSPRFLWSWPNSRISVMGGEQAASVLATIRRDGLEARGGQWSQAEEDAFKAPIRERYETEGDPYFATARLWDDGIIDPAQTRDVLGLSISAALNAPIGETRFGIFRM; this comes from the coding sequence ATGCCAGTCTTGAAGTCCGCCATCGACCCCGCCAGCCCCACCTTCCAGGCCAATGACGCGCTCAATCGCGGCCTGGTCGAGACCCTGCAACAGCGTACAAGCCAGGCCGCCCTTGGCGGGCCGGAGGAAAGCCGCAAGCGACATGTGGCGCGCAGGAAGCTCCTGCCCCGTGACCGGGTCATGCGACTGCTCGACGCCGGTTCGCCCTTCCTTGAAACCGCGGCCCTGGCCGGGTTCGGACTTTACGATGACGAGGCCCCCGGGTCGGGCCTGATCACCGGGATCGGCCGGGTCAGTGGCCGCGAGGTCATGATCCTGGCCAATGATGCGACGGTGAAGGGCGGGGCCTATTTCCCCATGACCGTGAAGAAGCATCTGAGAGCGCAGGAAGTAGCCCTGCAGAACCGGCTGCCCTGCATCTATCTGGTGGATTCAGGTGGCGCCAACCTGCCCCATCAAGCCGAGGTGTTTCCGGATCGCGACCATTTTGGCCGGATTTTCTTCAACCAGGCGCAGATGAGCGCCCAGGGCATAGCCCAGATCGCCTGCGTCATGGGGTCCTGCACGGCAGGCGGCGCCTATGTCCCGGCCATGAGCGACGAGACGGTGATCGTCCGGGGTGCTGGCGAGGAAAGCCAGGGCACCATCTTCCTGGGCGGTCCGCCCTTGGTGAAGGCGGCCACCGGCGAAGTGATTTCAGCGACGGAACTGGGCGGCGCCGACACCCACGGACGCCGATCCGGTGTGGTGGACCATGTGGCCGCCGATGATGACCATGCCCTTCAGATCGTCCGTGACATTGTCGCCAACCTCAATACCCGCAAGCCCGACAGCGTGGTCCTGACCGAACCCTGCGAGCCGCTCTACGATCCTGAAGAGCTCTATGGCGTCGTGCCGGCCGATGTCAGGGCGCCCTATGACGTGCGCGAAGTCATCGCCCGGATCGTCGACGGATCGGAGTTTGATGAGTTCAAGGCGCTCTACGGGACGACCCTGGTCACAGGCTTTGCCCGGATCTGGGGTCAGCCAGTCGCGATCCTCGCCAATAATGGTGTCCTGTTTTCCGAAAGCGCACTGAAGGGCGCGCATTTCATTGAGCTGGCCTGCAAGCGGGGCATTCCCCTTGTCTTCCTGCAGAACATTTCCGGCTTCATGGTCGGCGGCAAGTATGAGGCTGGCGGCATAGCCAAGGACGGCGCCAAGCTGGTAACGGCGGTGGCCTGCGCAGAGGTTCCCAAGTTCACGGTCCTGATCGGCGGCTCCTTCGGCGCTGGAAATTACGGCATGTGCGGCCGGGCGTATTCGCCACGCTTCCTGTGGAGCTGGCCCAACAGCCGGATCAGCGTCATGGGCGGAGAGCAGGCGGCCAGTGTGCTGGCCACCATCCGGCGGGACGGGCTGGAGGCCAGGGGCGGCCAGTGGTCCCAGGCGGAAGAAGACGCCTTCAAGGCGCCTATCCGCGAGCGCTACGAGACTGAAGGCGACCCCTATTTCGCCACGGCCCGCCTCTGGGATGACGGGATCATCGATCCGGCCCAGACCCGAGATGTTCTCGGACTTTCCATCTCTGCAGCCCTGAACGCTCCCATTGGAGAGACCCGGTTTGGGATCTTCCGGATGTAG